The following nucleotide sequence is from Cardiocondyla obscurior isolate alpha-2009 linkage group LG10, Cobs3.1, whole genome shotgun sequence.
CACTGATAAGCCTGATATCCCGGCGGAGCGATCACCCACTCGTCGTACGCGATCAGAGCGAAGTCCACGTACATGGGACGTCGGTGGCAGTTGTTGCGACGTTTCCTTCGTGGCAGCTCATCCTCCCAGCGGTCCTGATCTTCCTGCTCCTCCGTGGACCGCCGCTGACGTCGAACGTATCTCACCTTGCTGTAATTCAGCAAGAGAATCGGACTGTCGCTGTAAGCACGATACGTCAGCCTTCCGTGAACGTAAAGTTTAACGGTATCGCCGTTTCTACCAGCGACGACGGACGTGATGTCGAAGGCTCGCCAAGCGTCGTCTTTCCTGGACCTCCGGATCATCTCGCTTCCGTTTCTCGTCGATGGCAGATCGTCTAACGATCTCACTCTGATTATCGCGCCGGCTATCCCGAGCAACTCCGCGGCTTCCAGCGTCTCGTCGACGTCGATGGACGGGATTGCGAATTCCAGGATCCTTCCGCCGTCGCCGAGTGGACCGGAAGTATGCACCGGCTGAATTGCGCGGACGACATCGGCGTCCGGGCGCCGATGGTACAGCTGCAGCATGTATCTGGATAGAGTCCCCCGGTGCTTCCGACGGTGCGCAGCGTCGCGCGACAGCCTTGTGCTGGTCTTGTTGAAAATCGGTCGACGTGACGTTAacaatgacgacgacgacgacgacgatgggATCGACAGGTCGAAATGGATCAGCGCTTTCGCGTGCATGTTGGAAGTCCACCGGCTGATTGATCCAGCCTTCCACAAGCAGCACACGAAAAACGCACTCGCGCCTAACAGCAGCCAGTATCTCCGTTGAGTTTTAAACGAAGGCAGCGAAGCCATAGATTTTATTCGGGAAACTGAacaaagttttacaaaaagtCCCTGTCAAAATATTTCCAATATTacactttaaataattgactttgatattttttccatcggaattaaatgtaactcGCGACGCTCGTGAAGAGACGAGATATTTTGATGCGCTCGTAAgtcttgaattaaaatatgatatttttatttgtaatgatagttctttttttaatttgtattttttttactttagaaGATGCGACGTCGATGCCGTTTCACCTCGAACTGCGGACGTCGCAACCCTCGGAGATGAAAGCTTCGGTTGAAGGACCGTTTTCTTCAAATAGCCGCCAATCGAGGCGTTCGAAGTTGCCGCCTGGAATTCCCTTATCAACCGCAGACTACCACTCGACCGAGCGACCCTGCGTACTTACCCCGCCAGATCTTTAGTGCTCGTCGGTATCTTTAGCTGAAGAACGATATGAAGAATGCTCCTTTATGATTAGATAGAGAAAATCTACAGCTCTTCTAATGTAATAGACTtcgtaatttttctaactCACGTCGCGAACAGATGTTCcattcataaaattatgacacattgcaaataattatttgcaatcgcgcggttcttttttttttttattttccacgcgTATCAGTTTACTAATAAATTTactgattaataataataaataaaaaattattatataataatataatacactTTAATAagtttacaaatttaattaacaaattgtatttttaattttagagtACTCAGCATGTCCAACAAACGGCAATACGTATTTCGAGCCGCATCGATCGACAGATTCGTCACATGAATGCCGCGGCATCAGGGGTATAACAATGGTGGAACGGAGTGTAGATTCTACTCGCAGCTGTCCCCATTCCTTTCAAGAAGGCCAACGAATGCGGCGATAGTGCATGACGATATGTGGAGGGTAAGTCTGTATTAAAAATAGGGATGAAAATCACCGGCCGGCGTTTCGAGGCGCACGGCTGGCGCATGTGCAGCGCGTAGTGGCGGATTATCGGTAGATCCGGTTCGGGGTGGATGCCGGCGCGATGACGACGAAAGGGTGGTCGTCGCAGCACCCGTTCGGCCGCCCGGCATCGATTCGCGCCGCTTTCGCCACGACGGTGCGCGGGGGTGACGTCATGGCGCCGCGTTTACGGCAGTGAAGGGGTAGTCCGCATCGAGGTTCCGTTCGTGCGagcgtgcgagcgagcgatcAGTGGCGAAGCAAAAGCAGTGTCATGCCGTGGCCCTGACCTAAGGCTCCCTTTCGGCCAGCCAAGCCGACCACCCTGGTGCCATCCCTCGTTCTCGGTTCCTTCTCGAATCCGCGCCCGACGGGACCCGCTCGTCCGTGACTCCGGCGCAGCCCTCGCTCGGAAAGTCGCAGCGGGCCTGgattctcttctcttctccccACGCCAGTGAGTATACGCTTATCTCTTGTCGAGCTCAGCTCGAGCGAGCATGCGGCCACGCACCGGTATCTCTGCACGCTCGCTCGTCCGCTCCaccactcttttttttttttatctctcggtCTCGcgcactttctctctctttctttctctctcgcgcgctccCTCGAGATTACAATATTTTCATTGTCACTGCGAAAGATAGCAACTCCGCCGTCGCGAGTCCATTGTACGACGGCGATTCCGTGCGCGGACGGCGAGCTCGCCGCGGTTCGCGCGATAAACTCGCTTTTTCCCCCCCGTCGTGTACTAGCGCGACGAGGGATAATCGTAATCGTTATGGGATTCGAAGTCGAACTTTGGTACGAACTCCGCAGTCGAGTCAATTTGTTACGAGACCGCGCTCGAGTCGCTCGTGGCAGACGATCTCGCCGTACCAGAAGCCGTTTGGCGTCTCTAGTCTGGCGGCGCGCCGCGGTACCGCATCTCGTACCTGTTTAGACCCGCCGTCATGCAGGTAGTCGCGCTTGCTTACGATTACGTAAGCCTGGCAAGTCTCTCCCGAACGGTTCAAACGATTTTAAACGAAGTGTTACAGTCTCAATTCGAGGACTACTTGCCGTATCTGGGTGGCGCAGCCGGCGCTCTCTTCGTCACCGGGGTGGCTTACTGGGCTTCCAGACCAACGGCCGAGAAACCGCTATTTCCGCTCGACTCACAGGCGCTGCTGCTACCGGTAAGTAACTTCATTTTCTTCACCTACGATAATTTACACGCCCACATATCCTCCTTCTTCTTATTCCGTATCAAGCTCGATAAGACGAAGctgagaaatatattaatctcGCTTTTATTTCACGTTGAATACGTATTGCACTTTTAAGAACGTCGCTGGTTCGGAACTTCGTAAAAAGATCTCGCTATTTAAACGAtagatttttttctcgctaaaccggaattattttaatccaaTGCGATGGCCTTCGGATATTTACCAGTCACGCATCGAATtgtgttatatatttatcgagGAACATCAGGAATCGAAATAGTCACGGGAGAGGTACAACGTATCACGTGAAAGATACTCATCAGTTTATCGTTGAAGTTTCCTATGAAAGATCTGTAATTCACGTTAGACTTTGAaaaggaattttatttttcataatttatttttacgtattattatttattcatgcaCTTTTCcgtatattttatgtataaaatctAGATTccctacattttttatttttttatttttgtgtgtCACGCGGCGCGTGACCAGATTATTAATGGGTGTGTGTGTTGAATTCTAACGTAAATCACAGATTGTCTAAAGTGGACTTTGACGTGGTTATAAAGTacacatagaaaaaaaattaacatataaaagTCGAATCTCTCTGCCATGTACGTAAGTTACGCAATGGAAAGAGCTGGAAAACaacttgataaattaaattcttcgaTTTTATATCGCCTTGTATGAATGCTCTTCTCTCAGTTGGAAAATCACGAGATGCGAGGTTTCATTGATACTGTTATTTAAATCGGACAACAAAATAGATAACTCAGATAGAGACACGTTTATCAAACACGCCGTTATATTGTtctgtttaaaaagaaatatgtgaATTAGTAAGATATGGTTGAGCGAATTAAAGGCGTGTcgtctaattattattactatattaAAGATCTCTTACATTTACATGAAATATTACGcgataaacttttttcttttaacaagtACAAAGTACAAGTACAAAGGTTTCTCACATTATCGCGCAATAAAAGACCGTTGAAAGAACTTTGTGAGAAAGCAAGTAAGACTGCTACTGATACTTGCGTTGCAAGCCGATGAACTAGTTGAGGGCATTTAACTTGATATCTGTACAATGCCtattgattaaatatttgtactgACACTGCCTGCGACATACACAGGCGCGATCACCGAAGATATTAAGATTAGATAAGGCATATcttaaactaattaaaatcataaaaatacaaacaTGTACTTTAATACttatgaaagagaaaaaaaaaaaggaatattaaaatcaacTTTGCTTATCTGCAGTCTTACatctattacttttttttattaattacgttaatttttttttaattatacaaaatatacataGACGCAATGCGagtcatatatttattaaatatttagcacgcgttattaattcgtgttcaaaaaaactattttttaattttttttttatatttcttacataatatattcttttattatttccataattttatatttctataacATTTCATTTAGCAATGACTCGCTTTTAAGTAAGcaattcaaaaatttgttaGAAGGAAGAAGGTATATCTTCGTAGAGTTTTTTAATCGGGGGATTATCCATTGTCGACCTACTTTCTCGACATCTAGACTAGAAGAGTTTCCAAatgcgtatttaaaaaaaaaagaagcttgGATTTTAAGAACGACGAAGGCCACTTACACGAGCGTGTAAGTGGCAGAGTTACAATGCCCGGATaacgtgtaaaaatatatacgcgcgtATCACGAAGTCATACAATTTGTCGGGCGGAGCGATACGTCTGTCGGAAGTTTCTCACATTTTCCTTTCGCTTGGTCATTGAATCAGTCGTTTGCGTGTCTGGCACCTCCAGATTCATTCATCGGGGAAAGAATGAACGCGCCACGTATGGTGCCCACCGccatgtgaaatatctcgctaAGTATCAGACGTTGGAAATACCTGCGCtaaagtttattttagaaGCCTGACTACAAATATAATGAGCTTTTCAGATTAACAATACCAATCGACTCGCAACGACCCTCGTTCCGTGCTATCAGTTTACATAAGCTTCCACTGCAGACGTTCACCGAGGAATATTGATTCTAGTGAACTCATTatgacttttattttttttttatctatcaacacattaatatttataagccTAGTAAATGAGCGCCTCTTTTTCATTAGTATCATAAAATTTTCAGTTACAAAGTGTAATTATATGGCAATCACGGTTTAACTTATGATttctcgatttaattaaatttctttttccaacgATTGCATTTTATGACCCCTTGGCactataaaagtaatttttattttttttaattcgttcgaTCGACTTCCAAATGATTGGCATTTGACCTTATTATCTGACGCCGGGAATTATGAATCTaacggaataatttttatatatttttccggCCGAACGTTAATAGGAAACTTTAATGTAGAGTTCGTTAAAGGAGCCAAAGGAACGATATGACATTTCAAGAGCCTGCgatgttatattattaattagcaaCGTAATCAGccaatttgtattttttttttcttttaaatcccTGGAATTCTTTTTCCGCTCAAAAGCAGAAAGTTTAAGTTATGTAAGGtagtttaaacttttaaaagcAACGTAATATTCCGCATCACCCACTTCATATTCTTCCAGCAAGATCTTTGCTACACGCCACGTCGACACTAATCGGCGACCCGTAAAACGGTCGATGAGAGTTTCGGGTTTTCGACTCGGCCCACATCCTGTCCGTCCCTAAATTGTGTCGTAAACGGCAAGCGAACCCATGTTTTGCGGTGGATATCCTTTCGCGATGAAAAACGATACGTGGAAAGGAGGAAAGAGTACCATGCGACCGAGTGTCGAGGCGTCGACTGACCATACTTGCGTTGGCGACCGGCCAGAACTTTTCGGAAAGAGCTGAGAACGGCAACGCTCGACCGGCATAGGTACTATATTTAAGCCAAAGTTCTTCGCGCAGAAGATGAGCCTTGCGAAGACCGGTTAGTTTAGTCGATTCTATGCTAATACTGTCAATATATAAACTGAATATATGATTTATAGCTCTTTAATGTCGAATCTTTTGGGTGACGCTTCGATTAGAAAAATACACCTGGCTCGCTGGCCATTTAACACatgcaaattaattagctCTACTCatcaaaatgttaaaatttaaattacagcTGCATAAAATTGATGAAGAGttagaatttttcttaaaagcTTTACACGTACTTTACtcacagaaattaattttattaaagagcCAGCCCACAtagtgtataaaattaaagctctcaaatatttcttatgtacatgaaaaaaaaaaatgaaaaaaaaagccaacaAATTTTACTTGCTTATCTAAATTAACTGGGTTGAGTGCTCAAGATGATCGATGATATTGACAGTATATTATGGCAACGCACCTCTTCCGTTCACCAGGCAGCATCATCCGCATGACATCTACGTCGCGAGCCAAAACCTCGGGCCGAAAGCTTGGCCGCAAGCTCAACTTGAATTCAGTGGCCGCGGACGCGTTGGTCCGGCTGGTCCAATCTACCTATCTTACATCCCGCGTAAGAGGAACCGATCTCGAGATCGTGCATCGCGAATTTCGGCGGCGTGCGCGCCCGTTAAAAGTGCGCGTTTAACGTGTTGCACGCGCGAGGATGTCGTCGAGCTGCTTCTTCCACGAGCCGATTCATCCGCCGATAGATCTTGGCGATCAGTCCGATCCGTTTAAGGTGGAGTAGCCTTTTCGTGAAGAGGGTAGCTTTCGGAGTGGACGGCAATCGCGCGCAAGCGGTCCATCCTCGCATCTCACCGCGACTCGGTGATCGATCACCTTCTCTCGcccggttttttttcttttttttttttattttttcgaagGCCGCAGGACTACTCGCAATATAAATCTTCCGCGAGTTCCGCCCCGTGGCCCACGCGGAAATTGTCCTCTGATATTCGGCGACTGTTTCACTCTCGCGAGAGTCCAAGTGGGTCGCGCCGAAATGTGTTGCACGGTGGAAATCGAAGAAACGATATTAGGAACGCGTCACGGTCGAgtgcattttaatatattattggtTTTCGAATTAGACGAGGGTAGAAGCTTGCCGCTACGTTTTTGTACATTTGTACGATTTTCATCCCCCGTGAAAGAAaaactcgctcgctcgcttctACATACTGGACCGGTTATTCGTAATTAATAggtctatttaattaattgtaattaaacgcgattgtgaatttaaattgtagaTTATTGAACATTCGAATGCGTGATTGTCGTAAGAAAATTCAAACCgcgcataatttcttttaatttaaaaacctACAAtccttggaaaaaaaaattttaatattaaattacacgttataaaacgttatatcgcaattaattattgtatttaatgcTAATTgctatttaaatgataaacgACTGTAGTTTAGCTTTTATTTACAACGACGTTAGCAGCATTAagttttttcttaattatctcACGATTAGTGGACGATTACGTTAACGTAAAAGTGCAAATCATTAAAGCGCCTGATAATGAAAGTATATGATATAATTACGAGAGTAGGTCGCGATATGCGGACGTGTCGCCGTGTGTAACATGCattcgtataaatatatattcacttctctctatttttcggcattaaacaaaattcaaattaattttccattaaaGACCAtcgactttttaattaaaaaaaaaaaaggaaaaaaaaatcatttaaatgACGAGGAAGATATCGCTAAATCGAACCGAGAAATTATTCCTCAATCTCTTGCTCGTGAACGTAAGCTCTGAGCGTGTCGATTTCCCTTCCAAGCCGTAAATGCTCGCGAACTAGGTCCCGAGGggtgacaaattttttttttgcgatcaAGGAGACGGATATTTCGGCGCGGGGAAGACGGCAAAAACTGCCGCAAGGATACGTGGGCTATTTCAATAACGCCTCGTGCGTTACATCGAACGGTATGTGCGTTGGGAATGTGGGTGGTTCGATGTCGTCGTTGCACAAGGCATGTCGATGAAGCCCAAGAGAAGCCCACGACCGCGTCGGCCGGTGGTGGTGAGatcgatatacatataggAAACACGCGAGATACCTACGTGCACGGCTGCTACGCGATATACGGCATATGCTGTCCCTTTGCCCTCGGCCCTTACATCCGGTCCGCGTGGCCCTGCGTAAACGGCCGCTCTCGTCAGGTGTACCCGCGCGTGTAGTGTGCGTAAAGTACGGTTAAAATTAGTGCCGCACGTCGGGATTGCGTAATGCGACGAACGTGCCGGATGTGATTTTACgctaattcttttctttttttcgcagGGCAATGAACACATCCGAGTGTCCAAGTTCTACAAGGAGGGCAAGGAGGGAAAGTTCGTCACCTTTCTCTACGAGGACACCCGCACCCTGTACGAGGGCTTTCGGCGCGGCGCCAAGGAGTCCAGTAAGTCATTGATCCTCGGAAGCGGCCTGTTTGTCGGGAGTGGAAATGGAGAACcgtcgatattaatttcaattagcGCTCAGTCCGCGCTCAGCACGTTCCAATCAACCAGCGGTGCCGTTACGCGGATGCGTTCCACgtgaatttaaatgaaaataatggACGGCGGGCTTCGAGATGCGTCGCGGAATTCGCAAGTCTGCCAGTCGCGGAAACAACCTTGACGATCTCGCGCGTTTCTGCCGCACATACGCCCGACCGGTGTACGCAAACGCGTGCGTCGATTTAGCGGATCGTTTGGCAAGCGACTCCGGCACGGTCGCGCTGTAAAGCGAATAAACAACCGAGTAGCTTCCTAACGAGCGCGAGCGACGGTGCTTAACGGCGCGAATTACCGGCGTGGATTATTACGGCGGCGGTGGCTCGCCTTCTAGCCGCGTCGTCGATTCGACGACCTTTCCCGACGAAGGTTGACAGTTATTTCGGTCGcgtatatatcttttatatttttgccgCACTGCGTAACTCACGCCCGCGCGACCGACACCTGTCGCTATTCTGTACGCGACCtataacgacgacgacgatgacaatgaCGACAGACATCGAAGATCGATAATCTCGCCGGAGATAGTTTCGCCCGTACGGCGATCATGCGAGGAAATCTCGTGGAGAACCCATCCGCTGCCGGCCGTCCGCCGTTCTAGGTCAAGTCAAACCCTCGAGTATATCCCGGCGGAGGCGAAAAGAACATGTGCGAGCAGAATGGAGTTGTACGTTTTGAAGTTTAAAGCCGCTATAAATTACAAAGACCGTGATAACGTAATTAACACCGTCGAACACGTGGGGGCCTGCGAAAGCTTCCGAGCCAATATGTAACATCTGCTCGTAACTGTATTTagaattcattaaaaataaagtactCGATAAACAGTACGTACTTACCTATCGAAAATAACGGTGACGCCGCGAACTGCAATGATGACAGATGCCTCGCgaattcttgaaatttttattttattttaagacgagAAAAGGGAACATCGTAGTAAATGCAGATCACGTGCAATTTTGTGTAATAATCCGACGAACATTAAAGACTCtggtttaattaatacgcggATAATTGAATCGTTATATCAGTCGGCTAacgtaagaatatatttacTGAAACAATTTGGCTtcttaattaacgttaatgcTCTTTCTTCCGCAGATAACGGTCCCTGTCTTGGATGGAGGGACGGGCCCAACAAACCATACCAATGGCTTCATTACAACGAGA
It contains:
- the LOC139106283 gene encoding bone morphogenetic protein 2 — protein: MASLPSFKTQRRYWLLLGASAFFVCCLWKAGSISRWTSNMHAKALIHFDLSIPSSSSSSSLLTSRRPIFNKTSTRLSRDAAHRRKHRGTLSRYMLQLYHRRPDADVVRAIQPVHTSGPLGDGGRILEFAIPSIDVDETLEAAELLGIAGAIIRVRSLDDLPSTRNGSEMIRRSRKDDAWRAFDITSVVAGRNGDTVKLYVHGRLTYRAYSDSPILLLNYSKVRYVRRQRRSTEEQEDQDRWEDELPRRKRRNNCHRRPMYVDFALIAYDEWVIAPPGYQAYQCSGKCAFPLGDHLSPTKHAIVQTLMHGAFQASEDLRGNKFVGRACCVPTKLAPTSLLYVDARGTLTYEYGYEDMVVVECGCR